A part of Micromonospora chersina genomic DNA contains:
- a CDS encoding hemolysin family protein has translation MSPGFALFFSVVLLALNGFFVAAEFALVAAKRYRLEQLAVGGGRAARAALDGVRELSLMLAGAQLGITLCTLGLGALAEPAIEHLLSPLLHAVGLPDAVSHLVGLLFALALVTFLHLVVGEMAPKSWAITDAERSAMLLALPFRAFARIARPVLSALNALANAVLRLFGVRQQDQLAQVHGPDELRILLEQSREHGLLGAEQHQMLTSMLELQGTSVAQVMEPFDRIVTVRRDDTAERIEHVSRDSGRSRLAVVDAGGEVCGLVHVREAVRAVTTGRPAVAEELMTPAFTLPGEASVTEAVAAMRGRQAQLALVSNGGGPTRPIGFVALEDLLEEVIGEFDDETDPVPRGRRMR, from the coding sequence ATGAGCCCCGGGTTCGCGCTCTTCTTCTCCGTGGTGCTCCTGGCGCTCAACGGCTTCTTCGTGGCGGCCGAGTTCGCGCTGGTCGCGGCCAAGCGGTACCGCCTGGAGCAGCTGGCCGTCGGTGGCGGCCGGGCGGCCCGCGCGGCGCTGGACGGCGTCCGCGAGCTGAGCCTCATGCTGGCCGGCGCGCAGCTCGGCATCACCCTGTGCACCCTGGGGCTCGGCGCGCTGGCCGAGCCGGCCATCGAGCACCTGCTCAGCCCGCTGCTGCACGCGGTCGGGCTGCCGGACGCGGTGAGCCACCTGGTCGGGCTGCTGTTCGCCCTGGCCCTGGTGACCTTCCTGCACCTGGTGGTCGGCGAGATGGCCCCGAAGTCCTGGGCGATCACCGACGCGGAGCGCTCGGCCATGCTGCTGGCGCTGCCGTTCCGGGCCTTCGCCCGGATCGCCCGTCCGGTGCTGTCCGCGCTCAACGCCCTGGCCAACGCCGTGCTGCGGCTGTTCGGAGTCCGCCAGCAGGACCAGCTCGCCCAGGTGCACGGCCCGGACGAGCTGCGGATCCTGCTGGAGCAGTCCCGCGAGCACGGGCTGCTCGGCGCCGAGCAGCACCAGATGCTGACGAGCATGCTGGAGTTGCAGGGCACCAGCGTGGCGCAGGTGATGGAGCCGTTCGACCGGATCGTCACGGTACGCCGGGACGACACCGCCGAGCGGATCGAGCACGTCTCCCGGGACAGCGGCCGGTCCCGGCTGGCCGTTGTCGACGCGGGCGGCGAGGTCTGCGGCCTCGTCCACGTCCGTGAGGCGGTCCGCGCGGTGACCACCGGCCGGCCGGCCGTCGCGGAGGAGCTGATGACCCCGGCGTTCACCCTGCCGGGCGAGGCGTCGGTCACCGAGGCGGTGGCCGCCATGCGGGGCCGCCAGGCCCAGTTGGCGCTTGTCAGCAACGGCGGTGGGCCGACCCGGCCGATCGGCTTCGTCGCGCTGGAGGACCTCCTCGAGGAGGTCATCGGCGAGTTCGACGACGAGACCGACCCGGTGCCCCGCGGCCGCCGTATGCGCTGA